The Haloplanus salinarum genome includes a region encoding these proteins:
- a CDS encoding ABC transporter substrate-binding protein, which yields MPSGNDRRGTSDTAERRGRRGRRDVLKLLGAAGAVGLAGCSGNGDGDDGTTTGSASRSVGGTYVSASSVDAQSLNWLTIADATSGSFVTATLDGIWAIKPNREIFPLWGDYSTDDGRVYEIELRDNLEWGAGYGQMTADDWVYMIENVFQARPNWSGYPNANDWFRTNPESGEREPIPVEQTGERTFEIRLFEVDPSLPFKPILWRQQCIPRGILEKYVEDRDAEGLQQDEELNTLAYTGNLGPYTYDSWERSARYTVTRNEDYYLREAEDVPDRFAEAPYFDQQTTRVISEESTRLGALESGEVDSSGIPPDKANRFENLPNVDVNVTSQPFLRMIVYNMRANGWEPFRSKAVRRALGFAVNKESVVQNVLRGYADVAQTMQPKWSEWYDDSRVEEFGVGDRYGPEATRTRLESALSDTEYAYDGERLVDGDGEQVTLSIYYDSGQPTEGTIAEFVAQEFGENAGIDVQPEAVSSSTFQSNYVQTSAPEGTDPEWTAGVFNGGPRDVATSAEPWDMSINLQFNTYPFTPASSKGFFEPRGGINYYGYYPEEDISALYEEASATTDEERRRELFGEAFGLISEEQPFGFLAMPSSVTGYAEDVRGYGEEFNTGWDSQTWYFA from the coding sequence ATGCCGTCTGGTAACGACCGCCGAGGAACTTCGGATACGGCGGAGCGTCGGGGCCGTCGGGGACGCCGCGACGTGTTGAAACTGCTCGGGGCGGCGGGCGCCGTCGGGCTCGCTGGTTGTTCGGGGAACGGCGATGGCGACGACGGGACGACCACGGGGAGCGCCTCGCGAAGCGTCGGCGGGACCTACGTCTCCGCGTCGAGCGTCGACGCGCAGTCGCTCAACTGGCTGACCATCGCCGACGCCACCTCCGGATCGTTCGTCACCGCCACGCTCGATGGTATTTGGGCGATCAAACCGAACCGGGAGATCTTCCCCCTCTGGGGCGATTACTCCACCGACGACGGGCGGGTCTACGAGATCGAGCTCCGCGACAACCTGGAGTGGGGGGCGGGCTACGGGCAGATGACCGCCGACGACTGGGTCTACATGATCGAGAACGTCTTCCAGGCCCGACCCAACTGGAGCGGGTATCCCAACGCCAACGACTGGTTCCGGACGAACCCCGAGTCGGGGGAGCGAGAGCCCATCCCCGTCGAGCAGACGGGCGAACGCACCTTCGAGATCCGGCTGTTCGAGGTCGACCCCTCACTGCCGTTCAAACCGATCCTGTGGCGCCAGCAGTGCATTCCCCGGGGTATCCTCGAGAAGTACGTCGAGGATCGGGACGCCGAAGGGCTCCAGCAGGACGAGGAACTCAACACGCTCGCGTACACCGGCAACCTCGGTCCCTACACGTACGACTCCTGGGAACGGTCCGCACGGTACACCGTCACCCGCAACGAGGACTACTACCTCCGGGAGGCCGAGGACGTCCCGGACCGGTTCGCGGAGGCGCCGTACTTCGACCAGCAGACGACTCGGGTCATCAGCGAGGAGAGCACGCGTCTCGGCGCGCTGGAGTCCGGAGAGGTCGATTCGTCGGGCATCCCGCCGGATAAGGCCAACCGCTTCGAGAACCTGCCGAACGTCGACGTCAACGTCACGTCCCAGCCGTTCCTCCGCATGATCGTCTACAACATGCGAGCCAACGGGTGGGAGCCGTTCCGCTCGAAGGCGGTCCGGCGGGCGCTCGGCTTCGCCGTGAACAAGGAGAGCGTCGTCCAGAACGTCCTCCGGGGGTACGCGGACGTGGCCCAGACGATGCAGCCGAAGTGGTCGGAGTGGTACGACGACAGTCGGGTCGAGGAGTTCGGCGTCGGCGACCGATACGGGCCGGAGGCGACGCGCACCCGGCTCGAATCGGCGCTTTCGGACACCGAATACGCCTACGACGGCGAGCGCCTCGTCGACGGCGACGGCGAACAGGTCACCCTCTCCATCTACTACGACTCCGGCCAGCCGACGGAGGGGACCATCGCGGAGTTCGTCGCCCAGGAGTTCGGGGAGAACGCCGGTATCGACGTCCAACCCGAGGCCGTCTCGTCGTCGACGTTCCAGAGCAACTACGTCCAGACGTCCGCCCCCGAGGGGACCGACCCCGAGTGGACCGCGGGCGTGTTCAACGGCGGCCCCCGCGACGTGGCCACCAGCGCCGAGCCGTGGGATATGTCCATCAACCTCCAGTTCAACACGTACCCCTTCACGCCGGCCTCCAGCAAGGGCTTCTTCGAGCCGCGGGGCGGCATCAACTACTACGGCTACTACCCGGAGGAGGACATCTCGGCGCTGTACGAGGAGGCGTCGGCGACGACGGACGAGGAGCGACGCCGCGAACTCTTCGGCGAGGCGTTCGGCCTCATCAGCGAGGAACAGCCCTTCGGCTTCCTCGCCATGCCGTCCAGCGTGACCGGCTACGCCGAGGACGTCAGGGGGTACGGGGAGGAGTTCAACACCGGCTGGGACTCCCAGACGTGGTACTTCGCGTGA
- the hpt gene encoding hypoxanthine/guanine phosphoribosyltransferase — MDQLRQSLLDAPIIEKGDYEYFVHPVSDGVPMLRPELLREIVIKIIRKADLEDIDKIVTPAAMGIHISTAVSLMTDIPLVVIRKRQYGLDGEVSLSAQTGYSESEMYINDVEAGDRVLVLDDVLSTGGTMKAILDALEHIGAEVIDVVAVIKKAGPNDLDDAGYSVKTLINVTVEDGEVIIVDAHGDG; from the coding sequence ATGGACCAGTTGCGGCAGTCGCTTCTCGACGCGCCGATCATCGAAAAAGGGGACTACGAGTATTTCGTCCACCCCGTCAGCGATGGCGTTCCGATGCTCCGCCCCGAACTCCTGCGCGAAATCGTCATCAAGATCATCCGGAAGGCCGACCTGGAGGACATCGACAAGATCGTCACCCCGGCGGCGATGGGCATCCACATCTCGACCGCCGTCTCGCTGATGACCGACATCCCGCTGGTCGTGATCCGGAAACGGCAGTACGGCCTCGACGGCGAGGTGTCGCTGTCGGCCCAGACCGGCTACTCGGAGAGCGAGATGTACATCAACGACGTGGAGGCGGGCGACCGGGTCCTCGTCCTCGACGACGTGCTCTCGACGGGCGGGACGATGAAGGCGATCCTCGACGCCCTCGAACACATCGGCGCCGAGGTGATCGACGTCGTCGCGGTGATCAAGAAGGCCGGGCCGAACGACCTGGACGACGCGGGCTACAGCGTCAAGACGCTGATCAACGTCACCGTCGAGGACGGCGAGGTCATCATCGTCGACGCCCACGGCGACGGGTAA
- a CDS encoding DUF7110 family protein translates to MSGRVYRLHSTLELPLEDVQDYFEGDPELPPEIEDVTLTRRNNTLILKAVAEDENLSKYTPTAQLKASVTETRVYEEEPPRAGGPWQEEEEEIPSELVEFACFKGDRETVLQNTALQYPMFLVLRDIARMSEKGTLTAIVEEEDELKATRIVEGEKRPASVEVVENPSQSQAEKNGVNWRDNEFISE, encoded by the coding sequence ATGTCAGGCCGCGTATATCGACTCCATTCGACGCTCGAACTGCCACTCGAAGACGTACAGGACTACTTCGAGGGGGATCCGGAACTACCCCCCGAAATCGAGGACGTAACGCTCACTCGACGAAACAACACGCTCATCCTGAAGGCCGTCGCCGAGGACGAGAACCTGAGTAAGTACACGCCGACCGCCCAGCTCAAAGCCAGCGTCACCGAGACGCGGGTCTACGAGGAGGAACCGCCGCGTGCGGGCGGCCCGTGGCAGGAAGAGGAGGAGGAGATCCCTTCGGAACTCGTCGAGTTCGCCTGCTTCAAGGGTGACCGCGAGACGGTGCTCCAGAACACCGCGCTCCAGTACCCCATGTTCCTCGTGTTGCGGGACATCGCCCGCATGTCCGAGAAGGGGACGCTGACGGCTATCGTCGAGGAGGAGGACGAACTCAAGGCGACACGCATCGTGGAGGGCGAGAAGCGTCCCGCCTCGGTCGAAGTCGTCGAGAACCCCAGCCAGTCCCAGGCCGAGAAAAACGGCGTCAACTGGCGCGACAACGAGTTCATCTCGGAGTGA
- a CDS encoding glutaredoxin family protein: MTFQPGSDLDSEDVQSRVDTVIEENDVVLFMKGNRLMPQCGYSKRALELIDQYVDDFETVDVLPALPEFREALESHSGWETTPQTFVEGEFVGGSDVLAELDERGELEATLAGE; encoded by the coding sequence ATGACGTTCCAACCCGGGAGCGACCTCGACTCCGAGGACGTACAGTCGCGTGTCGACACGGTCATCGAGGAGAACGACGTGGTGCTGTTCATGAAGGGCAACCGGCTGATGCCACAGTGTGGCTACTCCAAGCGGGCGCTCGAACTGATCGACCAGTACGTCGACGACTTCGAGACGGTGGACGTGTTGCCCGCGCTCCCGGAGTTCCGCGAGGCCCTCGAATCCCACAGCGGGTGGGAGACGACGCCACAGACCTTCGTCGAGGGGGAGTTCGTCGGCGGGAGCGACGTGCTCGCGGAACTCGACGAGCGGGGCGAACTCGAGGCGACCCTCGCCGGCGAGTGA
- the purB gene encoding adenylosuccinate lyase produces MTDLPRSDPLAAVSPLDGRYAGYTEPLVPYASESALMRARVRVEVEYLLALADLDATPLTVDDRAALRDCYESFDAADARLIKRLETEGAEGYAATNHDVKAVEYFLRTRTDESLHPWIHFGLTSEDVNNLAHRLLVKPAIESVLLTALSDVREELTAMAREYAETPMLARTHGQPATPTTFGKEMAVYAARLGRAMGRVRGAAADLSGKLAGASGAYAAHVAAYPDVDWRAFAREFVTDLGLEHTPLATQVNPCDDLAALFDALRGVNNVLLDLDRDAWLYVSDRYLGQEAVAGETGSSTMPHKVNPIDFENSEGNLSKANADLTFLADYVTTSRLQRDLSDSTVKRNVGAALAHCLIGYRKTETGLRKVVPNERVMAEELEATPEIIGEAVQTILRREGDTEAYERVKELTRGERVTLADFRALFDDLDVDESVREELRALTPAGYTGLGATLAEE; encoded by the coding sequence ATGACCGATCTGCCACGGAGCGACCCGCTCGCGGCCGTCTCGCCGCTCGACGGGCGCTACGCGGGGTACACCGAACCCCTCGTCCCGTACGCGAGCGAGTCAGCGCTCATGCGGGCACGAGTGCGCGTGGAAGTCGAATACCTGCTCGCGCTCGCCGACCTCGACGCGACGCCGCTGACCGTCGACGACCGGGCGGCCCTCCGGGACTGTTACGAGTCGTTCGACGCCGCGGACGCGCGGCTAATCAAGCGCCTGGAGACCGAAGGCGCCGAGGGCTACGCCGCGACCAATCACGACGTCAAGGCCGTGGAGTACTTCCTCCGGACCCGCACCGACGAGTCGCTCCACCCCTGGATCCACTTCGGCCTGACCAGCGAGGACGTGAACAACCTCGCACACCGTCTGTTGGTGAAACCGGCCATCGAGTCCGTCCTCCTCACGGCCCTGTCGGACGTGCGCGAGGAGTTGACGGCGATGGCTCGGGAGTACGCCGAGACGCCGATGCTCGCCCGGACCCACGGCCAGCCTGCGACGCCGACCACCTTCGGCAAGGAGATGGCGGTGTACGCCGCCCGCCTCGGCCGGGCGATGGGACGGGTACGGGGGGCCGCCGCCGACCTCTCGGGCAAGCTCGCCGGTGCCTCGGGCGCCTACGCCGCCCACGTCGCCGCCTATCCGGACGTGGACTGGCGGGCGTTCGCCCGGGAGTTCGTCACGGACCTCGGCCTGGAGCATACGCCCCTGGCGACGCAGGTCAACCCCTGTGACGACCTCGCGGCGCTGTTCGACGCCCTCCGCGGCGTCAACAACGTCCTCCTCGACCTGGATCGGGACGCCTGGCTCTACGTCTCCGACCGATACCTCGGGCAGGAGGCCGTCGCGGGCGAGACGGGGTCGTCGACGATGCCGCACAAGGTGAACCCGATCGACTTCGAGAACAGCGAGGGCAACCTCTCGAAGGCCAACGCGGACCTGACCTTCCTCGCGGACTACGTCACCACTTCCCGCCTCCAGCGGGACCTCTCGGACTCGACGGTCAAGCGCAACGTGGGTGCGGCGCTCGCTCACTGTCTCATCGGGTATCGCAAGACCGAAACCGGTCTCCGGAAAGTCGTCCCGAACGAGCGGGTGATGGCGGAGGAACTGGAGGCGACTCCCGAAATCATCGGCGAGGCGGTCCAGACGATCCTCCGTCGCGAGGGCGACACCGAGGCCTACGAGCGGGTGAAGGAACTCACGCGGGGCGAGCGGGTGACGCTCGCGGACTTCCGGGCGCTGTTCGACGACTTGGACGTCGACGAGTCGGTGCGCGAGGAACTCCGGGCGCTGACACCGGCTGGCTACACGGGGCTGGGGGCGACGCTCGCCGAGGAGTAG
- the purH gene encoding bifunctional phosphoribosylaminoimidazolecarboxamide formyltransferase/IMP cyclohydrolase, with protein sequence MLRIAGLAGNRGRNLMHIADLSPGGAELAVVCTDDGSAPVLSSAADRGIPTEVVERGDDESRADHESRLRARLDDYEVDLVCMDGYMRVLSADLLDDLPTTLNVHPSLLPAFRGEDAHEQALAAGVRTTGCTVHVATEELDAGPIVTQEAVPVHEGDDAETLKRRVLHEAEFKAYPRAVEWFAEDRITVDDDGVTVEGDEAGQFPARRVVSDDRRRTLRYGENPHQDAALYADVASDEASVVHAAQLNEGAKALSYNNYNDADAALDLIREFDEPAAAVIKHTNPAGCATADSLATAYEDALATDAMSAFGGIVALNRPCDAATADAIVESFKEVVVAPGYTDGALDVLSEKEDLRVLDVGSLGDRTTTLSEKPLTGGRLVQERDDWAPTRADLEVVTERDPTDDEIETMLFAWRTLKHVKSNAILFAAGTETVGIGMGQVSRVDAVRLAAMKADEHAEGKDAAGAVMASDAFFPFPDGLEEAAEAGVEAVIQPGGSVNDDDVVAAADEHDMAMAFTGKRCFRHD encoded by the coding sequence ATGCTCCGAATCGCGGGTCTCGCGGGTAATCGCGGACGCAACCTGATGCACATCGCGGATCTGTCCCCGGGCGGCGCCGAGTTGGCGGTCGTCTGTACGGACGACGGGTCGGCACCGGTCCTGTCCTCGGCCGCCGACCGGGGGATTCCGACCGAGGTGGTCGAACGCGGCGACGACGAGTCGCGGGCGGACCACGAGTCGCGGCTCCGCGCCCGTCTCGACGACTACGAGGTCGACCTGGTCTGCATGGACGGCTACATGCGCGTCCTCTCGGCGGACCTGCTCGACGACCTGCCGACGACGCTCAACGTACACCCGTCGCTCCTCCCCGCCTTCCGCGGCGAGGACGCCCACGAACAGGCGCTCGCGGCGGGGGTCCGCACGACCGGCTGTACCGTCCACGTCGCCACCGAGGAGCTCGACGCCGGCCCCATCGTCACTCAGGAGGCAGTGCCGGTCCACGAGGGCGACGACGCCGAGACGCTGAAACGGCGGGTCCTCCACGAGGCGGAGTTCAAGGCCTATCCCCGCGCAGTCGAGTGGTTCGCCGAGGACCGTATCACCGTCGACGACGACGGCGTCACCGTCGAGGGGGACGAGGCGGGGCAGTTCCCGGCCCGCCGTGTCGTTTCCGACGACCGGCGACGGACGTTGCGCTACGGCGAGAACCCTCATCAGGACGCCGCCCTCTACGCCGACGTCGCGAGCGACGAGGCGAGCGTCGTCCACGCCGCGCAGTTGAACGAGGGCGCCAAGGCGCTGTCGTACAACAACTACAACGACGCCGACGCCGCCCTCGATCTGATCCGGGAGTTCGACGAGCCCGCGGCCGCGGTCATCAAACACACCAACCCGGCGGGGTGTGCGACCGCCGACTCGCTCGCGACGGCCTACGAGGACGCCCTCGCGACCGACGCCATGAGCGCCTTCGGCGGCATCGTCGCTCTCAACCGCCCCTGTGACGCCGCCACCGCCGACGCCATCGTCGAGTCGTTCAAGGAAGTCGTCGTCGCGCCCGGCTACACCGACGGCGCCCTCGACGTCCTGAGCGAGAAGGAGGACCTCCGGGTGCTCGACGTCGGATCGCTCGGTGACCGGACGACCACGCTGTCGGAGAAGCCCCTGACCGGCGGGCGTCTGGTCCAGGAGCGCGACGACTGGGCACCGACCCGCGCGGACCTGGAGGTGGTCACCGAGCGCGACCCGACGGACGACGAAATCGAGACCATGCTCTTCGCGTGGCGGACCCTCAAACACGTCAAGTCGAACGCGATTCTCTTCGCCGCGGGAACCGAGACGGTGGGCATCGGCATGGGGCAGGTCAGCCGGGTCGACGCCGTGCGGCTGGCGGCGATGAAGGCCGACGAACACGCCGAGGGGAAGGACGCTGCGGGCGCGGTGATGGCCTCCGATGCCTTCTTCCCGTTCCCCGACGGCCTCGAGGAGGCCGCCGAAGCGGGAGTCGAGGCCGTCATCCAGCCCGGCGGGTCCGTCAACGACGACGACGTCGTCGCAGCCGCCGACGAACACGACATGGCGATGGCGTTCACCGGAAAGCGGTGCTTCAGGCACGACTGA
- a CDS encoding 5-(carboxyamino)imidazole ribonucleotide synthase, producing MSITVPGPTLGVVGGGQLGRMLAEAAAPLGVETIVLDPTPDCPAAPVARDQIVGDFDDPEAIGRLAERTDALTYEIELADPDHLATASAEAGVPVHPTPETLRTIQDKFAEKEMLSGAGIPVPAYRRVDSVADLEAAVEEFGGVMLKARHGGYDGRGNLPVRSVDEAEAAIREVGASDEPDALAETLVDFERELSVIGVQGDGEVRTFPVGENVHETEILRETVVPARTRDAVAERAQAVARDVLDALDGRGVFGIELFETDGEILVNEIAPRPHNSGHWSIEGAVASQFEQHARAVLGWPLGSTRQRAPTVSANVLGTVDAERVAELDGVEAVLESEAAHLHWYGKEQVRPLRKMGHVTVTDEDGDAALGDLLASARELRDDLSFR from the coding sequence ATGTCGATAACCGTTCCCGGCCCGACGCTGGGCGTCGTCGGCGGCGGCCAGTTGGGCCGCATGCTCGCCGAGGCGGCCGCGCCGCTCGGCGTCGAGACGATCGTCCTCGATCCGACGCCGGACTGCCCGGCCGCGCCCGTCGCGCGCGACCAGATCGTCGGCGACTTCGACGACCCCGAGGCGATCGGTCGGCTGGCCGAGCGCACGGACGCGTTGACTTACGAGATCGAACTCGCCGATCCGGACCACCTCGCGACCGCGAGCGCCGAGGCCGGCGTACCGGTCCACCCGACGCCCGAGACCCTCCGGACCATCCAGGACAAGTTCGCCGAAAAGGAGATGCTGAGCGGGGCGGGCATCCCCGTTCCCGCCTACCGTCGTGTCGACTCCGTGGCCGACTTGGAGGCGGCCGTCGAGGAGTTCGGCGGCGTGATGCTGAAGGCCCGCCACGGCGGCTACGACGGCCGCGGCAACCTGCCGGTTCGCTCCGTCGACGAGGCCGAGGCCGCGATCCGCGAGGTGGGGGCGAGCGACGAGCCAGACGCGCTCGCCGAGACGCTCGTCGACTTCGAGCGCGAACTCTCCGTGATCGGCGTCCAGGGCGACGGCGAGGTGCGGACGTTCCCGGTCGGTGAGAACGTCCACGAGACGGAGATCCTGCGCGAGACGGTCGTTCCCGCGCGCACGAGAGACGCGGTCGCGGAGCGAGCCCAGGCCGTCGCCCGCGACGTGCTGGACGCCCTCGACGGCCGCGGCGTCTTCGGGATCGAACTGTTCGAGACGGACGGGGAGATCCTGGTAAACGAGATCGCGCCCCGGCCGCACAACTCGGGGCACTGGAGCATCGAGGGCGCGGTCGCCTCGCAGTTCGAACAGCACGCCCGTGCGGTGCTCGGGTGGCCGCTGGGGTCGACCCGGCAGCGGGCCCCGACGGTGAGCGCGAACGTCCTTGGCACCGTCGACGCGGAGCGGGTGGCCGAACTCGACGGCGTCGAGGCTGTCCTCGAAAGCGAGGCGGCCCACCTGCACTGGTACGGCAAGGAACAGGTGCGTCCGCTCCGGAAGATGGGTCACGTGACCGTCACCGACGAGGACGGCGACGCGGCCCTCGGCGACCTGCTCGCATCGGCACGCGAACTGCGCGACGACCTCTCCTTCCGATGA
- the purE gene encoding 5-(carboxyamino)imidazole ribonucleotide mutase: MTGIDDIIDDLHAQADDDRPPAATPEVGIVMGSDSDLDTMAGAYDALRELGFAEQTDYDDPPEARFTFESYVVSAHRTPDLMYAYGETAADRGLDVIIAGAGGKSADLPNMTASIAYPLPVIGVPVQEKSVDSVIGMPTGAPIVAVDAGKSYNAALSAVQILAREHAELVERLEVEHDDLRSGVADVSRDLHDLGIDGFRRRHE; encoded by the coding sequence ATGACCGGAATCGACGACATCATCGACGACCTGCACGCACAGGCGGACGACGACCGACCACCCGCGGCGACCCCCGAGGTCGGGATCGTCATGGGGTCGGACTCGGATCTCGACACCATGGCGGGCGCCTACGACGCCCTCCGCGAACTCGGGTTCGCGGAACAGACCGACTACGACGACCCGCCCGAGGCCCGATTCACCTTCGAGAGCTACGTCGTCTCCGCACACCGCACGCCGGATCTGATGTACGCCTACGGCGAGACGGCCGCCGACCGCGGCCTCGACGTGATAATCGCGGGCGCGGGCGGGAAGTCCGCGGACCTGCCGAACATGACCGCCTCCATCGCGTATCCCCTGCCGGTGATCGGCGTGCCGGTCCAGGAGAAGTCGGTGGACTCGGTGATCGGGATGCCGACGGGCGCGCCCATCGTCGCCGTCGACGCCGGCAAGTCCTACAACGCGGCGCTGTCGGCGGTCCAGATCCTGGCGCGCGAACACGCGGAACTGGTCGAGCGACTCGAAGTCGAACACGACGACCTGCGATCCGGCGTGGCCGACGTCTCGCGGGACCTCCACGATCTGGGGATCGACGGGTTCCGGCGTCGCCACGAGTAG
- a CDS encoding NADH-quinone oxidoreductase subunit A produces the protein MNQWIAIGALGLVGVGIPIGMMVVSALLRPSVSEQGKTVIYESGEVPTGTAHVQFNIQYYMVALLFVVFDVETVLIFPWTMIYRSALEQGATLGQILAPMLVFIGILVVGLVWAWRNGAVEWVKSPRANRAKTERQS, from the coding sequence ATGAATCAGTGGATAGCAATCGGTGCGCTCGGTCTCGTCGGCGTCGGCATACCCATCGGGATGATGGTCGTGTCGGCGCTCCTGCGGCCGAGCGTGTCCGAACAGGGAAAGACCGTCATCTACGAGAGCGGCGAGGTGCCGACGGGGACGGCACACGTCCAGTTCAACATCCAGTACTACATGGTCGCGCTGTTGTTCGTCGTCTTCGACGTCGAAACCGTCCTGATCTTCCCGTGGACGATGATCTATCGCTCCGCGCTGGAGCAGGGCGCGACGCTCGGCCAGATCCTCGCACCCATGCTGGTGTTCATCGGCATCCTCGTCGTCGGGCTCGTCTGGGCCTGGCGCAACGGTGCGGTCGAGTGGGTCAAGAGTCCGCGCGCGAACCGTGCGAAAACGGAGCGTCAATCATGA
- a CDS encoding NADH-quinone oxidoreductase subunit B, translating to MSSEQERFVTDTSQVGSDTRDARIGASGTDNRFNSKLREAFGSSPFILTKFDRFMEWVRGSSMFMLQFGIACCSIEMMHTYAVKHDLDRFGAGVPRASPRQADVIIVPGTIVSKFAPRMKRVYDQMPEPKFVVGMGSCTISGGPFQEGYNVVKGAEEVIPVDIHVPGCPPRPEALIYGVAKLQERIANGESSPVTVKPYELEQFGDLDQDEVVDKLAKEIDEDDLVMRYNWADSP from the coding sequence ATGAGTAGCGAACAAGAACGATTCGTCACCGACACGAGCCAGGTAGGGAGCGACACCCGCGACGCCCGCATCGGGGCGTCGGGAACCGACAACCGATTCAACTCGAAACTCCGGGAGGCGTTCGGCTCCTCGCCGTTCATCCTCACGAAGTTCGATCGGTTCATGGAGTGGGTCCGGGGCTCCTCCATGTTCATGCTACAGTTCGGCATCGCCTGCTGTAGCATCGAGATGATGCACACCTACGCGGTCAAACACGACCTCGATCGCTTCGGGGCCGGCGTCCCGCGTGCGTCGCCGCGACAGGCCGACGTGATCATCGTCCCGGGGACCATCGTCTCGAAGTTCGCCCCGCGGATGAAGCGCGTCTACGACCAGATGCCCGAACCCAAGTTCGTCGTCGGCATGGGGTCGTGTACCATCTCCGGCGGCCCGTTCCAGGAGGGGTACAACGTCGTCAAAGGCGCCGAGGAAGTCATTCCGGTCGACATCCACGTCCCCGGCTGTCCGCCCCGACCGGAGGCGCTGATCTACGGCGTCGCCAAACTGCAGGAGCGGATCGCGAACGGGGAGAGTTCGCCGGTCACGGTCAAGCCGTACGAACTCGAACAGTTCGGCGACCTCGACCAGGACGAAGTGGTCGACAAACTCGCCAAGGAAATCGACGAGGACGACCTCGTCATGCGGTACAACTGGGCTGACTCGCCATGA